CGTATCCGGGTCGCGGTCGTCGGCGTGCGTGGCCGCGGGATGAGCCACGTGCACGCGTTCGCGGCGATGCCCGACGTGGAGGTCGTGGCGATCTGCGACGCCGACACCGCCGCCATCGGCCCGGCCGTCAAGGCCGTCGAGCAGCGCGCGAAGACGACGCCGCGCGCCGTCCAGGACCTCCGCAGGCTGCTGGAGGACAGTGACATCGACGTCATCAGCACGGCGACCCCGAACCACTGGCACGCGCTCGTCTCGGTCTGGGCCATGCAGGCCGGCAAGGACGTCTACGTCGAGAAGCCGGCCAGCCACCAGGTGCTGGAGGGACGCCGCATGGTGGAGGCCGCGCGTAAGTACGGCCGGATCTGCCAGGTCGGCACGCAGAGCCGCGCCAGCAAGGGCATCCAGGAAGCCATGGCCTACCTGCATGAGGGCAAGCTCGGCAAGGTGCACCTCGCGCGCGGGCTCTGCTACAAGCGCCGGCCGAGCATCGGGCAATCCGACGGACCGCAGGCGGTGCCTTCGACGGTTGACTACGACCTCTGGCTTGGGCCGGCCCCGCGGAAGCCGCCGCGCCGCCGGCAGTTCCACTACGACTGGCACTGGTTCTGGGACTACGGCAACGGGGACCTGGGCAATCAGGGCGTACACGAGATGGACAAGGCGCGCTGGGGCCTGAACAAGAGCACGCTTCCGCGCACGGCCATCGGCCTGGGCGGCCGCTTCGGCTACGTGGATGACGGCGAGACCCCGAACACGGAGGTCGTGGTCCTCGACTATGGCGACTCGCAACTCATCTTCGAGGTGCGCGGCCTTCCGACGCCGGACCTCAACGGAGCCAGGGTCGGCAACATCTTCTACGGCAGCGAGGGCGTGATGGTGATGCCCAGCTACAGCAGCGCTACCGTCTTCGACTTGTCCGGTGACAAGGTGCAGCACTTCGAGGGCGACGGCGACCACTTCCGCAACTTCATCGAGGCGGTCCGCAGTCGACGTCCGGCCGATCTCTTCTGCCCCATTGAGGAGGGCCACCTCTCGGCGGCGCTCTGCCATCTGGGCAACGTCTCGCTTCTGCTAGGCAAAGAGGAGCCGTTGCGCTCTCGACCCGGCGCCATCGGCGATGACCGCGAGGCCTATGAGACGTTCGGCCGCTTTGAGGACCACCTGGCCGCCAATGGCATCAACCTCGACGCCGGCGCCTACCGCCTGGGGAGGCGGCTTCGCCTGGACACGCGATCAGAGCGGGCCATCGGCGACGGCGAGGCGAATCGTCTCTTCACGCGCGAGTACCGCAAGCCCTTCGTTCTGCCCGACCGCGTCTAGCCCTCGCAGCGGCTGGCCCGGCGGTCGCCTCGCGGGCGCCGCGCCAGCCGCCGGGCGATGTGCCTGACCGCCCGCCTCGCGCGGCTCCGCCCACCCGACCCTCACGGGGCGGTGGCCGACCGTATGACCACCAGCACGCCGGCCAGCAGGACGGCCGCCCCGGCGATCTGTGGTGGTCCCACCGCCTCGCCGAACAGCCACCTCGCCAGCGCCGCCGCGAAGACCGGCTCCAGCAGCGTGGCCGCGCCGACGACTCCGGCCGCGAAGTGACGCAGCGACCAGTTCAGCGCCGTGTGGCCGAGCAGCTGCGGCACGAGCGCCAGCGCCAGGATCGCCGCCCATCCGCCTGGACGCGCGGGCAGCAAGCCTCCGGCAACCGCCGCGGCGGGCCACAGCGCCAGGCCGGCCGAGGCATAGGTCCAGGTGACCACCCGCGCGGTGCCGAGCCGGCGCTGGGGGCCCTGGGCGAGGAGCAGGTATGCCGCGAAGGCGACGGCGCCCGCCACCGCCAGCGCGTCGCCTGCGCCGGCCGCCGGGCCCGCGCCGGCCGGCCGCACCACGAGCCAGAGCCCGGGCGCCGCCAGCGCCAGCCCCGCCCAGAAGAGCGCCGGGGGACGGCGTCCACCGAGAGCCCAGGACGCCAGCCCCGCCCACAGCGGCGACGTGCAGACGAGCAGCGTGGACCGGGCGACCGGAATGCGCTCCAGCGAGGCGAACCAGACGACGAAGTGCACAGCCAGGCAGAGGCCCGCCGCAATCAGGCGCGCGCGCTCCCGCCGGTCCGGCCGGCGCCGCGGCGGCGCCGCGCGCCCCCGAAGCCAGAGCGCGGGCACCAGGAGGGCGGCGGCCGCCGTGAGGCGCCAGGCGGCGAGCGCGGTTGCGCTCAACCCGGCGTCCAGGCCGAACCGCGCCAGGACCGCCGCGGAGCCGATGGCGGCTTGAGCGCCGATCAGGACGACGACGGCAAGCGGGTGCGGCGCGTCGCCCGCGCCGGCCGACTCAGTAGCGCGGTCTGGCAGCGCCGGCCTCCCCGCCGCCGATGGCCTCCTCGACGGCGGCGTGCGCCGCCTGCAGCATGAACCCGAGCTCGCTCGAGACCGCGATGAACTGCCAACCCTCGGCCGCGCGACGCCTGGCCGCAGCGGCGTCCGCCACATGTATGCCCGGCGCGATGCCGTGCGCCCTGGCGGACGACGACAGACGGGCCAGCGCCTCCACGAACTCCCGGTCGTCGGTCTCCATCGCGGGCGGCCTGCCCATCGACGCGAGCAGGTCGTTGGGCCCAACGAACATGCCGTCGATGCCGGGCACGCCAAAAATGTCGTCGCACCGACGCACCGCCTCGACGTGCTCGGCCTGAACGATCACGATTACCTCGTCGTTCGCTCGCCGATAGTACTCGTCGGCGCTGGCGTCGAAGTTAAGGGTGTGCATCCCTCCGCCCACGCTGCGCCGGCCGTGCGGCGGGTACCGGCA
The genomic region above belongs to Chthonomonadales bacterium and contains:
- a CDS encoding Gfo/Idh/MocA family oxidoreductase; the protein is MNRISRRRFLEDSAALLAATAAVPGAALAARPAPAARRAGPNDRIRVAVVGVRGRGMSHVHAFAAMPDVEVVAICDADTAAIGPAVKAVEQRAKTTPRAVQDLRRLLEDSDIDVISTATPNHWHALVSVWAMQAGKDVYVEKPASHQVLEGRRMVEAARKYGRICQVGTQSRASKGIQEAMAYLHEGKLGKVHLARGLCYKRRPSIGQSDGPQAVPSTVDYDLWLGPAPRKPPRRRQFHYDWHWFWDYGNGDLGNQGVHEMDKARWGLNKSTLPRTAIGLGGRFGYVDDGETPNTEVVVLDYGDSQLIFEVRGLPTPDLNGARVGNIFYGSEGVMVMPSYSSATVFDLSGDKVQHFEGDGDHFRNFIEAVRSRRPADLFCPIEEGHLSAALCHLGNVSLLLGKEEPLRSRPGAIGDDREAYETFGRFEDHLAANGINLDAGAYRLGRRLRLDTRSERAIGDGEANRLFTREYRKPFVLPDRV
- a CDS encoding DMT family transporter yields the protein MWRTPLRPGVARPRVGSSSRSRASSGSCCRRRTPPSRRPSAAGRPALPDRATESAGAGDAPHPLAVVVLIGAQAAIGSAAVLARFGLDAGLSATALAAWRLTAAAALLVPALWLRGRAAPPRRRPDRRERARLIAAGLCLAVHFVVWFASLERIPVARSTLLVCTSPLWAGLASWALGGRRPPALFWAGLALAAPGLWLVVRPAGAGPAAGAGDALAVAGAVAFAAYLLLAQGPQRRLGTARVVTWTYASAGLALWPAAAVAGGLLPARPGGWAAILALALVPQLLGHTALNWSLRHFAAGVVGAATLLEPVFAAALARWLFGEAVGPPQIAGAAVLLAGVLVVIRSATAP